One segment of Mycolicibacterium baixiangningiae DNA contains the following:
- a CDS encoding cytochrome P450: MTQVLPSTKPDVDLTDGTFYADGPAAREAYRWMRANEPVFRDRNGLAAAATYQAVLDAERNPELFSSTGGIRPDQPGMPYMIDMDDPAHLLRRKLVNSGFTRKRVMDKVPSIERLCDTLIDAVCERGECDFVRDIAAPLPMAVIGDMLGVLPQEREMLLTWSDDLVCGLSSHVDELAIQKLMDTFAAYTAFTMDVIAKRRAEPTEDLFSILVNAEVEGSRMTDDEIVFETLLILIGGDETTRHTLSGGTEQILRHRDQWDRLVADVNLLPGAIEEMLRWTSPVKNMCRTLTADTEFHGTELKSGEKIMLMFESANFDEAVFDSPEAFNIDRNPNSHMAFGFGSHFCLGNQLARLELRLMLTKVLARLPDLRLADDAAVPLRPANFVSGPESMPVVFTPTARVLD, from the coding sequence ATGACCCAGGTTCTGCCCAGCACGAAGCCCGACGTCGACCTGACCGACGGCACGTTCTACGCCGACGGACCGGCCGCACGCGAGGCGTACCGCTGGATGCGGGCCAACGAGCCGGTCTTCCGTGACCGCAACGGGCTGGCGGCGGCGGCGACCTACCAGGCCGTCCTCGACGCGGAGCGCAACCCGGAGCTGTTCTCGTCGACCGGCGGTATTCGGCCCGATCAGCCCGGTATGCCGTACATGATCGACATGGACGACCCCGCACATTTGTTGCGCCGCAAGCTCGTCAACTCCGGCTTCACCCGCAAGCGGGTGATGGACAAGGTGCCCTCCATCGAGCGGCTGTGCGACACGCTGATCGACGCGGTGTGCGAACGCGGTGAATGCGACTTCGTCCGGGACATCGCCGCACCGCTGCCGATGGCCGTGATCGGCGACATGCTCGGCGTGCTGCCCCAGGAGCGCGAGATGCTGCTCACCTGGTCTGACGACCTGGTCTGCGGGTTGAGTTCGCACGTCGACGAATTGGCGATCCAGAAGTTGATGGACACCTTCGCCGCGTACACCGCGTTCACGATGGACGTCATCGCCAAACGCCGCGCCGAACCCACCGAGGACCTGTTCTCGATCCTGGTCAACGCGGAGGTCGAGGGATCGCGGATGACCGACGACGAGATCGTCTTCGAAACGCTGCTCATCCTGATAGGCGGTGACGAGACAACACGGCACACGCTGTCCGGCGGCACCGAGCAGATCCTGCGGCACCGTGATCAGTGGGACCGGCTGGTGGCCGATGTCAACCTGCTGCCCGGCGCCATCGAGGAGATGCTGCGGTGGACGTCGCCGGTGAAGAACATGTGCCGCACGCTCACCGCCGATACCGAATTCCACGGCACCGAGCTGAAATCCGGCGAGAAGATCATGCTGATGTTCGAGTCGGCGAACTTCGACGAAGCTGTTTTCGACAGCCCTGAAGCTTTCAATATCGACCGGAACCCGAACAGCCACATGGCATTCGGCTTCGGCTCGCACTTCTGCCTCGGCAATCAGCTGGCCCGCCTCGAGCTGCGGTTGATGCTGACGAAGGTACTTGCCCGGCTTCCTGATCTGCGCCTCGC
- a CDS encoding acetoacetate decarboxylase family protein gives MTDSVSQHTIQDTVLTMPVRIRKANTHVAMFSVAAPTAQRMIDYSGLKVCEYLPGRTVVMLMLVRYVEGDLGQYHEFGTAVMVNPPGSDAKGPRALASAAAFIHHLPVDQTFTLEAGRRIWGFPKVMADFRVRETPRFDFDVTVDGKLVAGIEYGRGVPIPSAVTARPQVLTTYSCLDGVTREIPWEMRNTGMSARLGGARLRLGDHPYARELAALGLPKRAIASQASANVEMTFGDAQEIR, from the coding sequence ATGACGGACTCGGTCTCGCAACACACGATCCAGGACACGGTGCTCACCATGCCGGTGCGCATCCGCAAAGCCAACACCCATGTCGCGATGTTCTCCGTCGCCGCGCCGACCGCCCAGCGGATGATCGATTACTCCGGGCTGAAGGTCTGCGAATACCTGCCCGGCCGTACGGTCGTGATGCTGATGCTGGTGCGCTACGTCGAAGGTGACCTCGGGCAGTACCACGAATTCGGGACGGCCGTCATGGTCAACCCGCCGGGGTCGGATGCGAAGGGGCCGCGCGCGCTCGCCTCCGCCGCGGCGTTCATTCACCACCTGCCCGTCGACCAGACCTTCACACTGGAGGCCGGCCGCCGCATCTGGGGCTTCCCGAAGGTGATGGCCGACTTCCGGGTGCGCGAGACGCCGCGCTTCGACTTCGACGTCACCGTCGACGGAAAACTCGTGGCCGGCATCGAGTACGGCCGAGGAGTGCCGATCCCGTCGGCGGTCACCGCCCGCCCGCAGGTGCTCACGACCTACAGCTGTCTGGACGGCGTGACCCGCGAGATCCCCTGGGAGATGCGCAACACCGGGATGTCGGCGCGGCTGGGCGGCGCGCGGCTGCGCCTGGGCGATCACCCCTACGCCCGCGAACTGGCCGCACTCGGTTTACCGAAACGGGCCATCGCCAGCCAGGCATCTGCCAATGTCGAAATGACCTTCGGTGACGCACAGGAGATTCGATGA
- a CDS encoding LLM class F420-dependent oxidoreductase — protein sequence MKLGLQLGYWGAQPPTNHAELVAAAEEAGFDTVFTAEAWGSDAYTPLAWLGSSTQRMRLGTSVIQLSARTPTACAMAALTLDHLSGGRHILGLGVSGPQVVEGWYGQKFPKPLARTREYVDILRQVWAREAPVTSDGPHYPLPLTGEGTTGLGKALKPITHPLRADIPIMLGAEGPKNVALAAEICDGWLPIFYTPRMADTYNAWLDEGFARPGARRRREDFEICATAQVVITDDRAATFEMMKPFLALYMGGMGAQDTNFHADVYRRMGYAEVVDDVTRLFRSNRKDEAATVIPDELVDDAAIVGDIDHVREQIKLWEASGVTMMVVSARSAEQVRELAALV from the coding sequence ATGAAGCTCGGACTCCAGCTCGGGTATTGGGGCGCACAGCCGCCGACCAACCACGCCGAACTCGTCGCGGCCGCCGAAGAGGCGGGCTTCGACACCGTCTTCACCGCCGAAGCGTGGGGGTCGGACGCCTACACCCCGCTGGCGTGGCTGGGGTCCTCGACGCAGCGGATGCGGCTGGGCACCTCGGTCATCCAGCTCTCGGCGCGGACGCCCACCGCGTGCGCGATGGCGGCGCTGACGCTCGACCACCTGTCCGGCGGGCGCCACATCCTCGGCCTCGGCGTGTCCGGGCCGCAGGTCGTGGAGGGCTGGTACGGACAGAAGTTCCCGAAGCCACTGGCCCGCACGCGCGAGTACGTGGACATCCTGCGCCAGGTGTGGGCCCGCGAAGCGCCGGTCACCAGCGACGGGCCGCACTATCCGCTGCCGCTGACCGGCGAGGGCACCACCGGGCTGGGCAAGGCGCTCAAACCGATCACCCACCCGCTGCGGGCCGACATCCCCATCATGCTGGGGGCGGAAGGGCCGAAGAACGTGGCGCTGGCCGCCGAGATCTGCGACGGCTGGTTGCCGATCTTCTACACCCCGCGTATGGCCGACACCTACAACGCCTGGCTCGACGAGGGGTTCGCCCGGCCGGGTGCCCGCCGCCGCCGCGAGGACTTCGAGATCTGCGCCACCGCGCAGGTCGTCATCACCGACGACCGGGCCGCCACCTTCGAGATGATGAAACCGTTCCTCGCGCTCTACATGGGTGGGATGGGGGCCCAGGACACCAACTTCCACGCCGACGTCTACCGCCGCATGGGCTACGCCGAGGTGGTCGACGACGTCACCAGGCTGTTCCGCAGCAACCGCAAGGACGAGGCGGCCACCGTGATCCCCGACGAACTCGTCGACGACGCCGCGATCGTCGGCGACATCGACCACGTCCGGGAGCAGATCAAGCTCTGGGAAGCGTCCGGGGTGACGATGATGGTGGTGAGCGCGCGCTCGGCCGAGCAGGTCCGGGAACTCGCCGCCCTGGTGTGA
- a CDS encoding Zn-ribbon domain-containing OB-fold protein — MTASQSSPALIETHEPPLSAPLKLSFDYTRSVGPLLGQFFTALRDKRIVGVRGSDGRVHVPPAEYDPVTYERLTEIVPVAGVGTVVSWTWQPEPLEGQPLTRPFAWALIKLDGADTPLLHAVDAGEADKINTGARVHAHWVDEPVGAITDIAYFALGDEAEPEGEPSDRDPITMLVVPSAIEIQHTASAPESTFLRALQEGKLLGARTGKDGKLYFPPREADPGTGRPTTEFVQLPDTGTVTTFAIINIPFAGQRIKPPYVAAYVLLDGADIPFLHLVTEIEADQVRMGMRVEAVWKPREEWGLGIDNISHFRPTGEPDAEYDTYKHHL; from the coding sequence GTGACCGCCAGCCAAAGCAGCCCGGCGCTGATCGAGACGCATGAACCGCCCCTCTCGGCGCCGCTGAAGTTGTCCTTCGACTACACCCGTTCGGTCGGGCCACTGCTCGGCCAGTTCTTCACCGCACTGCGCGACAAACGCATCGTCGGCGTGCGGGGCTCCGACGGACGCGTACACGTGCCGCCGGCCGAATACGACCCGGTGACCTACGAACGGTTGACGGAGATCGTACCGGTGGCCGGTGTCGGCACCGTGGTGTCGTGGACGTGGCAGCCCGAGCCGCTCGAGGGCCAGCCGTTGACGCGTCCGTTCGCGTGGGCGCTGATCAAACTCGACGGCGCCGACACACCGTTGCTGCACGCGGTCGATGCCGGCGAAGCCGACAAGATCAACACCGGTGCGCGGGTGCACGCCCACTGGGTCGACGAGCCCGTCGGCGCGATCACCGACATCGCCTACTTCGCGCTGGGCGACGAGGCGGAGCCGGAGGGCGAACCGTCCGACCGGGATCCGATAACGATGTTGGTGGTGCCCAGCGCCATCGAGATCCAGCACACCGCGTCGGCGCCGGAGAGCACCTTCCTGCGCGCCCTGCAGGAGGGCAAGCTGCTGGGCGCCCGCACCGGCAAGGACGGCAAGCTGTATTTCCCTCCGCGCGAGGCGGATCCGGGTACCGGTAGGCCCACGACGGAATTCGTCCAGCTGCCGGACACAGGCACGGTGACGACGTTCGCGATCATCAACATCCCGTTCGCCGGACAGCGCATCAAACCGCCCTACGTCGCGGCCTACGTCCTGCTCGACGGTGCCGACATCCCGTTCCTGCATCTGGTCACCGAGATCGAGGCCGACCAGGTCCGGATGGGCATGCGGGTGGAGGCGGTGTGGAAGCCCCGCGAGGAGTGGGGGCTGGGCATCGACAACATCAGCCATTTCCGGCCGACGGGTGAGCCCGACGCCGAGTACGACACCTACAAGCACCACCTCTAA
- a CDS encoding thiolase domain-containing protein, with amino-acid sequence MTDIAVVGFAHAPHVRRTEGTTNGVEMLMPCFAELYEDLGIKQTDIGFWCSGSSDYLAGRAFSFISAIDSIGAVPPINESHVEMDAAWALYEAYIKLLTGEVETALVYGFGKSSAGTLRRVLALQTDPYTVAPLWPDSVSIAGLQARMGLDAGKWTAEQMAQVALDAYAAGGRTDSEKPGNSIDELLERPYFAEPLRRHDIAPITDGASAIVLAAGDRARELRENPAWITGFEHRIETPILGARDLTTSSSTAASAHTATGGDTGSIDVAEIYAPFTHQHLILKEAIGLSESTTINPSGGTLAANPMFSAGLERIGFAARHIFDGSAQRVLAHATSGPALQQNLVAVLEGKN; translated from the coding sequence ATGACAGACATTGCAGTGGTGGGCTTCGCGCACGCGCCGCACGTGCGCCGCACCGAGGGCACCACCAACGGCGTCGAAATGTTGATGCCGTGCTTCGCCGAACTGTACGAAGACCTGGGAATCAAACAGACCGACATCGGCTTCTGGTGCTCGGGTTCCTCGGATTACCTTGCTGGACGCGCCTTCTCGTTCATCTCCGCTATCGACTCCATCGGTGCCGTCCCACCGATCAACGAATCGCACGTCGAGATGGACGCCGCGTGGGCGCTGTACGAGGCGTACATCAAGCTGCTCACCGGCGAGGTCGAGACGGCGCTGGTGTACGGCTTCGGCAAGTCCAGCGCGGGCACGCTGCGCCGGGTGCTGGCCCTGCAGACCGACCCGTACACCGTCGCCCCGCTGTGGCCGGATTCGGTGTCGATCGCCGGCCTGCAGGCCCGGATGGGTCTGGACGCGGGTAAGTGGACCGCCGAGCAGATGGCGCAGGTCGCGCTGGACGCATACGCCGCAGGCGGGCGCACCGATTCGGAGAAACCCGGTAACAGTATCGACGAACTGCTCGAACGCCCCTACTTCGCCGAACCCCTGCGCCGCCACGACATCGCCCCCATCACCGACGGGGCGTCGGCGATCGTGCTGGCCGCCGGTGACCGGGCCCGCGAACTGCGCGAGAACCCGGCATGGATCACCGGTTTCGAGCACCGTATCGAGACCCCGATCCTCGGCGCCCGCGATCTGACCACCTCGTCGTCCACCGCGGCATCGGCGCACACCGCCACCGGCGGCGACACCGGATCCATCGACGTCGCCGAGATCTACGCGCCGTTCACCCATCAGCACCTCATCCTCAAAGAGGCCATCGGGCTGTCGGAGTCGACGACGATCAATCCGTCCGGCGGCACCCTGGCCGCCAACCCGATGTTCTCGGCGGGCCTGGAGCGCATCGGCTTCGCCGCCCGGCACATCTTCGACGGCTCGGCCCAGCGGGTACTCGCGCACGCGACGAGCGGGCCTGCGCTGCAACAGAATCTGGTCGCCGTGTTGGAGGGGAAGAACTGA
- a CDS encoding thiolase domain-containing protein, which translates to MAGKNLAAVLGTGQTKYVAKRQDVSMSGLVREAIDRALADAGATFDDIDAVVVGKAPDFFEGVMMPELFLADAVGATNKPLIRVHTAGSVGGSTAVVAASLVQSGKYRRVLSMAWEKQSESNAMWALSIPVPFTKPVGAGAGGYFAPHVRAYIRRSGAPTHIGAMVAVKDRLNGAKNPLAHLHQPDITLEKVLSSQMLWDPIRFDETCPSSDGACALVIGDEESADRRVAEGHPVAWIHATALRTEPLAFAGRDQVNPQAGRDAAKALWAAAGISSPIDEIDVAEIYVPFSWFEPMWLENLGFAAEGEGWKLTEAGETAIGGRLPVNPSGGVLSSNPIGASGMIRFAEAAIQVMGKAGEHQVPNVRKALGHAYGGGSQYYSMWVVGDDKPVQAQPA; encoded by the coding sequence ATGGCCGGCAAGAACCTGGCCGCGGTGCTGGGCACCGGGCAGACCAAGTACGTCGCCAAGCGCCAGGACGTGTCGATGAGCGGTCTGGTGCGGGAGGCCATCGACAGGGCGCTGGCCGACGCCGGTGCGACCTTCGACGACATCGACGCCGTGGTGGTCGGCAAGGCGCCGGACTTCTTCGAGGGCGTCATGATGCCCGAGTTGTTCCTCGCCGACGCCGTCGGCGCCACCAACAAGCCGCTGATCCGGGTGCACACCGCAGGATCGGTCGGCGGGTCCACCGCGGTGGTCGCCGCGAGCCTCGTACAGTCCGGCAAGTACCGCCGGGTGCTGTCGATGGCGTGGGAGAAGCAGTCCGAGTCGAATGCCATGTGGGCGTTGAGCATTCCGGTCCCGTTCACCAAGCCGGTCGGCGCCGGCGCCGGCGGCTACTTCGCGCCGCACGTGCGGGCCTACATCCGCCGCTCGGGCGCCCCGACGCACATCGGGGCGATGGTGGCGGTCAAGGACCGGCTCAACGGCGCGAAGAACCCCCTGGCCCATCTGCACCAGCCCGACATCACCCTGGAGAAGGTGCTGTCATCGCAGATGCTGTGGGATCCGATCCGCTTCGACGAGACCTGCCCGTCGTCCGACGGCGCCTGCGCGCTGGTGATCGGCGACGAAGAGTCCGCGGATCGCCGTGTCGCCGAAGGCCATCCGGTGGCGTGGATCCACGCCACCGCGCTGCGTACCGAACCGCTGGCTTTCGCGGGCCGCGACCAGGTGAACCCGCAGGCCGGCCGTGACGCGGCCAAGGCGCTGTGGGCGGCGGCCGGGATCAGCAGCCCGATCGACGAGATCGACGTCGCGGAGATCTACGTCCCGTTCTCCTGGTTCGAACCGATGTGGCTGGAGAATCTCGGGTTCGCCGCCGAAGGCGAGGGGTGGAAACTGACCGAGGCCGGTGAGACGGCGATCGGCGGCAGGCTGCCGGTCAACCCGTCCGGCGGTGTGCTGTCGTCGAATCCGATCGGCGCGTCGGGAATGATCCGGTTCGCCGAAGCTGCCATCCAGGTGATGGGTAAGGCCGGGGAACACCAGGTACCGAACGTCCGCAAGGCGCTCGGGCACGCGTACGGCGGCGGTTCGCAGTACTACTCCATGTGGGTCGTGGGCGACGACAAACCCGTTCAAGCGCAACCGGCTTGA
- a CDS encoding TIGR03619 family F420-dependent LLM class oxidoreductase translates to MKYTVSIAMGPIDELTEIARCAEETGFDAIALPDSLFFMEKQAADYPYTPDGSRMWNADTPWVDPLIAAAAMGAVTSTLRFYTNVMKLGSRNPLLLARQVGSVANLTRNRFGFGVGIGWAPEEFEWCGVPFERRGKRVDEMIEVLKLVLGGGMVEYHGEFFDFERLQMSPAPSEPVPFYVGGHTDVALKRAARVGDGWTSAMMTGDQLAETIAKLNALRAEFGREDDPFEFQAVCIDKFGVDGHRELAEAGVTDNIVIPWMFDGLGFDAPLAKKKDSMKRFADTYIH, encoded by the coding sequence ATGAAGTACACGGTCAGCATCGCGATGGGCCCGATCGACGAGCTCACCGAGATCGCGAGATGCGCCGAGGAGACCGGCTTCGACGCGATCGCGCTGCCCGATTCGCTGTTCTTCATGGAGAAGCAGGCGGCCGATTATCCGTACACCCCCGACGGTTCGCGGATGTGGAACGCCGACACACCGTGGGTGGATCCGCTGATCGCCGCCGCCGCGATGGGTGCGGTGACGTCGACGCTGCGGTTCTACACCAACGTGATGAAGCTGGGCTCGCGCAATCCCCTGCTGCTGGCCCGTCAGGTCGGTTCGGTGGCGAACCTGACCCGCAACCGGTTCGGTTTTGGAGTCGGGATCGGCTGGGCACCTGAGGAATTCGAGTGGTGCGGAGTGCCGTTCGAACGGCGGGGCAAGCGGGTCGACGAGATGATCGAGGTGCTCAAGCTCGTGCTGGGCGGCGGCATGGTCGAGTACCACGGCGAGTTCTTCGACTTCGAGCGGCTGCAGATGAGCCCCGCGCCCTCCGAGCCGGTGCCGTTCTACGTCGGCGGTCACACCGACGTCGCCCTCAAACGTGCCGCGCGCGTCGGCGACGGCTGGACCAGCGCCATGATGACCGGCGACCAGCTGGCCGAGACCATCGCGAAGCTCAACGCGCTGCGGGCCGAATTCGGCCGCGAGGACGACCCTTTCGAATTCCAGGCGGTGTGCATCGACAAGTTCGGGGTCGACGGCCACCGCGAGCTCGCCGAGGCCGGTGTCACCGACAACATCGTGATCCCGTGGATGTTCGACGGGCTGGGCTTCGACGCGCCGCTGGCGAAGAAGAAGGATTCGATGAAGCGGTTCGCCGACACCTACATCCACTAG
- a CDS encoding MOSC domain-containing protein, whose protein sequence is MRVGQVAALWRYPVKSLGGEQVEQVEFGPRGVHGDRLWAVRDVERDITATARRVPVLLTATARYCAPLASDAGPGRVPDVEITFPDGTVLRSDDDAVHAKLSELVGREMRLTALPPASDTSLHRLGLTDPDNSPIASMRSDFGIADGEKLPNLSMMRISDLMLLARYSTPPGTFVDLAPVHVMTRTSLDTIGAELDSAELGSAELDVRRFRPNVLLTLDDPADALPESQWTGGHLTLGDAVLEVTMPTIRCVVPSRAQPGLEVDRRITRAVAERANRCLGSYCWVDAGGVVGVGDEVALKPHRHSALAGATQRGKRMVFGLATAVADRLTR, encoded by the coding sequence ATGCGAGTGGGTCAGGTGGCGGCGCTGTGGCGTTATCCCGTCAAATCGCTCGGTGGTGAGCAGGTCGAGCAGGTGGAGTTCGGGCCCCGGGGTGTGCACGGTGACCGGTTGTGGGCGGTGCGTGACGTCGAGCGCGACATCACCGCCACCGCGCGCAGGGTGCCGGTGTTGTTGACCGCCACCGCGCGCTACTGCGCGCCGCTTGCCTCCGACGCGGGTCCCGGACGCGTGCCCGATGTCGAGATCACGTTCCCGGACGGCACGGTGCTGCGCTCCGACGACGACGCGGTCCACGCCAAACTGTCCGAACTGGTCGGCCGGGAGATGCGGCTGACCGCGCTGCCCCCGGCGTCCGATACGAGCCTGCACCGGCTGGGCCTGACGGACCCCGACAACTCGCCGATCGCCTCGATGCGCTCGGATTTCGGGATCGCCGACGGGGAGAAGCTGCCGAATCTCTCGATGATGCGGATATCGGACCTGATGCTGCTGGCGAGGTACTCGACGCCTCCCGGCACGTTCGTCGACCTGGCACCCGTCCACGTGATGACCCGGACCAGCCTGGACACGATCGGCGCCGAACTCGACAGCGCCGAACTCGGAAGCGCCGAACTCGACGTGCGCCGGTTCCGCCCCAACGTGCTGCTCACCCTTGATGATCCGGCCGACGCGCTGCCCGAGTCGCAATGGACAGGCGGCCATCTCACGCTCGGTGACGCGGTGCTCGAAGTGACCATGCCGACCATCCGCTGCGTGGTGCCGAGTCGGGCGCAGCCCGGCCTGGAGGTCGACCGGCGGATCACCCGCGCGGTCGCGGAGCGGGCGAACCGGTGCCTGGGCAGCTATTGCTGGGTCGACGCCGGTGGAGTGGTCGGGGTCGGCGACGAGGTGGCGTTGAAACCGCACCGGCACAGTGCGCTCGCCGGCGCGACACAACGCGGTAAGCGCATGGTGTTCGGACTGGCCACCGCGGTGGCCGATCGCCTGACCCGCTGA
- a CDS encoding Rieske 2Fe-2S domain-containing protein has translation MTTDTAHSGIREIDTGTLPDRYARGWHCLGPVTDYLDGEPHSVEAFGTKLVVFADSKGDVKILDGYCRHMGGDLSQGTVKGDEVACPFHDWRWGGDGKCKLVPYAKRTPRLARTRAWTTDVRSGLLFVWHDHEGNPPPPEVRIPEIPESSSDEWTEWRWNSILIEGANCREIIDNVTDMAHFFYIHFGLPTYFKNVFEGHIASQYLHNVGRPDIDDMGTTYGEAHLDSEASYFGPSFMINWLHNNYGGFKAESILINCHYPVTQDSFVLQWGVIVEKPKGMDEKTTDKLSRVFTDGVSKGFLQDVEIWKHKTRIDNPLLVEEDGAVYQLRRWYQQFYVDAADVTPEMTDRFEVEVDTTAANEYWNTEVEANLQRRSDEKAEQPTS, from the coding sequence GTGACTACCGACACCGCCCACAGCGGCATCCGCGAAATCGACACCGGAACCCTGCCCGACCGCTACGCCAGGGGCTGGCACTGCCTCGGCCCGGTCACCGACTACCTCGACGGCGAACCGCACTCCGTGGAGGCGTTCGGCACCAAACTCGTGGTGTTCGCCGACTCCAAGGGCGATGTCAAGATCCTCGACGGCTACTGCCGGCACATGGGCGGTGACCTGTCCCAGGGCACCGTCAAGGGCGACGAGGTCGCCTGCCCGTTCCACGACTGGCGCTGGGGCGGCGACGGCAAGTGCAAACTCGTGCCCTACGCCAAGCGGACACCGCGGCTGGCCCGCACCCGCGCCTGGACCACCGACGTGCGCAGCGGCCTGCTGTTCGTCTGGCACGACCACGAGGGCAACCCGCCGCCGCCGGAGGTGCGCATCCCGGAGATTCCCGAGTCCTCCAGCGACGAGTGGACGGAATGGCGCTGGAACTCGATCCTGATCGAGGGCGCCAACTGCCGCGAGATCATCGACAACGTCACCGACATGGCGCACTTCTTCTACATCCACTTCGGGCTGCCGACGTACTTCAAGAACGTCTTCGAAGGCCATATCGCCAGCCAGTACCTGCACAACGTGGGCAGGCCGGACATCGACGATATGGGCACGACGTACGGGGAGGCGCACCTCGATTCCGAGGCCTCGTACTTCGGCCCCTCGTTCATGATCAACTGGTTGCACAACAACTACGGCGGGTTCAAGGCCGAGTCGATCCTGATCAACTGCCACTACCCGGTCACCCAGGATTCGTTCGTGCTGCAGTGGGGCGTCATCGTCGAGAAGCCCAAGGGCATGGACGAGAAGACCACCGACAAGCTGTCCCGCGTCTTCACCGACGGCGTCAGCAAGGGCTTCCTCCAGGACGTCGAGATCTGGAAGCACAAGACCCGCATCGACAATCCGCTGCTGGTCGAAGAAGACGGCGCCGTCTATCAGCTTCGCCGCTGGTATCAGCAGTTCTATGTCGACGCCGCCGACGTCACCCCCGAGATGACCGACCGCTTCGAGGTCGAGGTCGACACCACGGCGGCCAACGAGTATTGGAACACCGAGGTCGAGGCGAATCTTCAGCGCCGGTCCGACGAGAAAGCCGAACAGCCGACGTCATGA